In a single window of the Cervus elaphus chromosome 1, mCerEla1.1, whole genome shotgun sequence genome:
- the KBTBD3 gene encoding kelch repeat and BTB domain-containing protein 3 codes for MDNSYDFKQKGSCNGIPSEKKNNFLVSEDHGQKILSILQNFREQNIFYDFKIIMKDEIIPCHRCVLAACSDFFRAMFEVNMKERDGGSVTITNLSSKAVKAFLDYAYTGKTKITDDNVEMFFQLSSFLQVSFLSKACSDFLIKSINLVNCLQLLSISDSYGSARLFDHALYFVQHHFSLLFKSSDFLEMNFGVLQKCLESDELDVPEEETVLKVVLSWTKHNLESRQKHLPYLIKKVRLCQLSEETLQDCLLNEECLLKSTNCFDIIMDAIKCVQGSGGLFPDARPSTTEKYIFVHKTEENGEAQYTFCYNIKSDSWKILPQSHLIDLPGSSLSSYGEKIFLTGGCKGPCCRTVRLHIAESYHDATDQTWCYCPVKNDFFLVSTMKTPRTMHTSVMALNKLFVIGGKTRGSQDIKSLLDVESYNPLSKEWVSVSPLPRGIYYPEASACQNVIYVLGSEVEITDAFNPSLDCFFNYNATTDQWSELVAEFGQFFHATLIKAVPVNCTLYICDLSTYKVYSFCPDTCVWKGEGSFECAGFNAGAVGIEDKIYILGGDYAPDEITDEVQVYHSSRSEWEEVSPMPRALTEFYCQVIQFNKYRDPWFSNHF; via the exons ATGGATAATTCATATGATTTCAAACAAAAAGGCTCATGTAATGGAATTCCATCTGAGAAGAAAAACAACTTCCTTGTGTCAGAAGATCATGGACAGAAAATCTTAAGTATACTACAGAATTTTCGAGAACAAAATATCTTTTatgatttcaaaataatcatGAAAGATGAAATAATCCCATGTCATCGTTGTGTGTTAGCAGCATGCAGTGACTTTTTCAG GGCTATGTTTGAAGTAAACATGAAAGAAAGAGATGGTGGAAGTGTTACCATTACTAATTTGTCCTCCAAAGCAGTAAAAGCATTTCTTGATTATGCCTATACTGGAAAAACAAAGATAACAGATGATAATGTGGAAATGTTCTTCCAGTTGTCATCATTTCTTCAAGTTTCCTTCCTATCCAAAGCTTGCAGtgactttttaataaaaagtattaaTCTTGTCAATTGTTTACAGTTATTATCTATATCAGATAGCTATGGTTCTGCCCGTTTGTTTGACCATGCTTTATACTTTGTCCAACAtcacttttctttattatttaaatcCAGTGATTTCTTAGAGATGAATTTTGGAGTACTGCAAAAGTGTCTGGAATCAGATGAATTAGATGTTCCTGAAGAAGAAACTGTACTGAAAGTTGTCCTTAGTTGGACTAAACATAACTTAGAATCAAGGCAAAAACATCTGCCTTATTTGATTAAAAAAGTAAGATTATGTCAGTTATCTGAGGAGACACTTCAAGATTGTCTACTCAATGAAGAGTGTTTACTCAAAAGCACAAACTGTTTTGACATAATCATGGATGCAATTAAGTGTGTGCAAGGTTCTGGTGGACTTTTCCCTGATGCTCGACCATCCAcaactgaaaaatacatatttgttcACAAAACTgaggaaaatggagaagctcaatATACATTTTGCTATAATATTAAAAGTGATTCATGGAAGATACTGCCACAGTCACACCTGATTGATTTGCCCGGATCTAGTCTATCTAGTTACGGGGAGAAAATATTCTTGACAGGTGGTTGCAAAGGGCCATGTTGTAGAACAGTTCGGCTTCATATTGCAGAATCATATCATGATGCCACTGATCAAACCTGGTGCTACTGTCCAgtcaaaaatgattttttcctggTATCAACTATGAAAACACCAAGAACCATGCATACATCAGTTATGGCTCTCAATAAATTATTTGTCATAGGTGGAAAAACTAGAGGATCTCAGGACATTAAAAGTCTCTTAGATGTTGAATCTTACAATCCTCTTTCCAAAGAATGGGTGTCTGTTAGCCCATTACCCAGGGGCATATACTATCCTGAAGCAAGTGCATGCCAAAATGTAATTTATGTTCTTGGATCAGAGGTAGAAATTACAGATGCTTTTAACCCATCACTTGATTGCTTTTTCAACTACAATGCTACAACTGATCAGTGGTCTGAACTAGTAGCAGAGTTTGGGCAGTTTTTTCATGCAACATTAATTAAAGCTGTCCCAGTAAACTGCACACTCTATATATGTGACCTTTCCACTTATAAGGTTTATAGTTTTTGTCCAGATACTTGTGTTTGGAAGGGTGAAGGATCTTTTGAATGTGCAGGCTTCAATGCAGGTGCAGTTGGAATTGaagataaaatttatatattaggTGGTGATTATGCACCAGATGAAATCACAGATGAAGTTCAGGTCTACCACAGCAGCAGGTCTGAGTGGGAAGAAGTTTCACCAATGCCAAGAGCCTTAACTGAATTTTACtgccaagtgattcagtttaatAAATACAGAGACCCATGGTTTTCTAATCATTTCTAA